One genomic window of Gammaproteobacteria bacterium includes the following:
- the bamD gene encoding outer membrane protein assembly factor BamD, translated as MRLKKTLIMVGLLLAATGCSQQQVKHDSSQSTRYHYDVGIERVKQSHFTTAINEFKTQIKRYPDAPETEKATLQLVYAYYKQKQLNDSISIAEKYIEKYPVSSKLDYAYYSKGLALFDLGLEQDSKNSDSSDESIRQAYQSFSALVNRFPESKYAYDSIQRMTFLRDKLTENDVGRARMALNDGKYKEAVVYAKYIIENYKNTPAAIDALDILTQSYNLLGLNESSDTRVQQTEAAVVEKAPEVEVSEVDRMGWGNAAWFHAQSASDYTFQLLMTSNEEEMIEIIDQYDLFSSKTYVYYPVEYGGGIWYVLLYGAFPTISMAENAIDSLPQGLVKNRPWIRRIGTHKKISERGSY; from the coding sequence ATGCGATTGAAAAAAACACTCATAATGGTTGGATTATTACTGGCCGCAACGGGGTGTTCCCAGCAACAGGTTAAACACGACTCATCTCAGTCAACGAGATATCATTATGACGTGGGGATAGAACGGGTCAAGCAAAGTCACTTTACGACGGCAATCAATGAGTTTAAAACCCAGATAAAACGATACCCTGATGCCCCTGAAACTGAAAAAGCGACATTACAATTGGTTTATGCTTATTACAAACAGAAGCAGTTGAATGATTCAATTTCTATTGCGGAAAAATATATAGAAAAATACCCCGTAAGCAGTAAACTGGATTATGCCTATTACTCAAAAGGGTTGGCGCTCTTTGATCTTGGACTGGAGCAAGACTCAAAAAATTCTGACTCGTCAGATGAAAGTATACGTCAAGCCTACCAAAGTTTTTCAGCACTCGTTAATCGGTTTCCTGAAAGTAAGTATGCATATGATAGCATTCAGAGAATGACGTTCTTGCGTGATAAACTGACTGAAAATGATGTCGGTCGGGCACGTATGGCATTGAATGACGGAAAGTATAAAGAAGCCGTTGTCTATGCCAAGTATATTATTGAAAATTATAAAAATACTCCGGCGGCAATTGATGCTCTGGATATTTTGACTCAAAGTTATAACTTACTGGGTCTGAATGAAAGCAGTGATACTCGTGTTCAACAGACTGAAGCAGCGGTCGTTGAGAAAGCGCCTGAGGTTGAAGTCTCTGAAGTTGATCGTATGGGTTGGGGAAACGCAGCCTGGTTTCATGCTCAAAGTGCTTCAGATTATACCTTTCAACTGTTAATGACCTCTAATGAAGAGGAGATGATTGAAATTATTGATCAGTATGATCTCTTTTCATCCAAAACTTATGTATATTACCCAGTTGAGTATGGGGGCGGAATTTGGTATGTCTTGCTTTATGGTGCATTTCCAACTATTTCTATGGCTGAAAATGCAATTGATTCGTTACCCCAAGGGTTGGTGAAAAACAGGCCCTGGATACGTAGAATAGGGACACATAAAAAAATCTCTGAAAGAGGGAGTTATTAA
- a CDS encoding VanZ family protein has translation MNIKYKNRFFGKPCLFFIALLLFSGLTVVYMNYYKPYEVVGGELLKNPGFENGFEGWGTSGLNSVESDLPGIVALYAMESGQNIFIYQRVREFSGVKFLRLSGKAETDSVAKGEEGWQRGRLIAVFHDENDKKIGTNVVSLPWGDSDWKYYEHVFELKPNTKSIRVGANIAQVAGIIRVQNISLKPVLIKAEAAYFKIFGLIIWMVMIVWLMWDDLKSLGLQHIKTLAFVGLLLVGMAMPGGVRDALLSQLPDISYKISHSFTFDIDTLSHFLLFLIVAFLLVKSLDEKQWWMIVIDLVLLGIFTEFLQVFIDGRVAESIDLLVNYSGLAVGAGLALLWKKRG, from the coding sequence ATGAATATCAAGTATAAAAATAGATTTTTTGGTAAGCCATGTCTTTTTTTTATTGCACTATTGCTGTTTTCTGGATTAACGGTTGTATATATGAATTATTACAAGCCTTACGAAGTGGTGGGTGGAGAGCTGTTAAAAAATCCTGGATTTGAAAATGGGTTTGAAGGGTGGGGGACTTCAGGTTTAAATAGTGTTGAGAGTGATCTTCCGGGTATTGTTGCGCTTTACGCAATGGAGTCGGGTCAAAATATATTCATATACCAAAGAGTCAGAGAGTTTTCTGGTGTCAAGTTTTTACGTCTCTCAGGAAAAGCTGAAACAGACTCTGTGGCCAAAGGAGAAGAGGGTTGGCAAAGAGGTCGTTTAATTGCAGTTTTTCATGACGAAAATGACAAAAAAATCGGCACCAATGTCGTATCACTGCCTTGGGGAGACAGTGACTGGAAGTATTATGAGCATGTATTTGAGCTAAAACCAAACACAAAGTCGATACGTGTGGGTGCAAATATTGCACAGGTAGCAGGAATTATACGCGTTCAAAATATCAGTCTGAAGCCTGTGCTGATCAAAGCAGAAGCCGCTTATTTTAAAATTTTTGGGCTCATTATCTGGATGGTTATGATTGTATGGTTAATGTGGGATGACTTAAAATCCCTTGGCCTGCAACATATTAAAACTCTGGCTTTTGTTGGCTTGCTTCTTGTCGGGATGGCAATGCCAGGGGGCGTGCGAGATGCCCTGCTGAGCCAATTGCCGGATATCTCTTACAAAATAAGCCATTCATTTACCTTTGATATTGATACGCTCTCTCACTTCTTGTTATTTCTTATCGTCGCTTTTCTGCTTGTAAAATCGTTAGATGAAAAACAGTGGTGGATGATTGTTATTGACCTGGTTTTATTAGGCATTTTCACAGAATTTTTGCAGGTTTTTATAGATGGCCGAGTCGCGGAATCTATTGATTTGCTCGTGAACTATTCGGGGCTTGCTGTTGGTGCTGGGCTTGCGCTTTTATGGAAAAAAAGAGGTTGA
- a CDS encoding CHAT domain-containing protein produces the protein MYCGWCYGNHHNKLVLWLVLIVCFCLSGFSSELYAQKNSAESASKQTITSYIHSAELAKQDGQWLLAAQSLANAARLTLQNGQPDEAKKLAYQALAIPQDGFTPQEISYLLINLGRTLAQIDEKLVDPGHTLRIYAFTLFNRAAKISARANEIKTISYALGYTGELFETEQRYQEALTFTRRAIFRAQQVDAKHPMFLWQWQKGRLFAALGQSSAAIDAYRQAIKLLQNLQPAFKTSMGETSTGQVYLQLVDLLLKGAEKSQDKIKITNLLRSARDTVEQMKAAELRDYFQDECVDKLQAKVKDVSKISPTAVVIYPIMLEDRLELLLNFPSGEMKRYSVPVGFDRLSAEIHQFRRLLEKRTTNQYRPHGQQLYQWLITPFEDDLLSLNIDTLVFVPDGALRTIPIAALFDGEKFLIEKYAVAITPGVELTDPTPLDRSHIKALYVGLSQSVQGFPPLEYVPEELDGVRDIYAGELLLNEEFTKSSLKDGLEDKSLNVLHIATHGKFSGDADSSFILAYDGRVSINQLAAQIGMFKFRDTPLELLVLSSCETAQGDERAALGLSGVAIKAGARSAVGTLWKVDDIASSQLIRDFYRQLQDPEASRAVAMQRAQREMLNDIRFKHPGYWSAYILINGWL, from the coding sequence ATGTACTGCGGGTGGTGTTATGGTAATCATCACAACAAGCTGGTTTTATGGCTCGTTCTGATTGTATGTTTTTGTCTGTCAGGGTTTTCTTCTGAGCTTTATGCACAAAAAAACAGTGCTGAATCGGCTTCAAAGCAAACCATCACATCTTATATTCATAGTGCAGAGCTGGCAAAGCAAGACGGTCAATGGTTGCTTGCTGCGCAATCGCTGGCTAATGCTGCAAGGCTCACATTGCAAAATGGCCAACCTGATGAAGCAAAAAAACTTGCCTATCAAGCATTAGCAATCCCCCAGGATGGCTTCACTCCGCAGGAAATTTCCTATCTGTTGATCAATCTCGGGCGTACCTTGGCGCAGATTGATGAGAAGCTTGTCGACCCCGGGCACACATTACGTATATATGCCTTTACCCTATTCAACAGAGCAGCAAAAATTTCAGCTCGGGCTAATGAGATTAAAACTATTTCTTACGCTTTGGGTTATACCGGAGAACTTTTTGAAACCGAGCAACGTTATCAAGAAGCGTTGACTTTTACCCGCAGAGCCATTTTTCGTGCCCAACAAGTCGATGCAAAACATCCAATGTTTCTGTGGCAATGGCAAAAAGGTCGATTATTTGCCGCATTGGGTCAAAGCAGCGCGGCCATTGATGCCTACCGACAAGCCATTAAGTTGTTACAGAATTTACAGCCTGCCTTTAAAACCTCAATGGGCGAAACATCGACAGGGCAGGTTTATTTGCAACTGGTTGATCTGTTGCTTAAAGGTGCAGAAAAGAGTCAGGATAAAATCAAAATAACAAATCTGTTGCGCTCTGCGCGTGACACGGTGGAGCAGATGAAAGCCGCTGAACTGCGCGACTATTTTCAGGATGAATGCGTTGATAAATTGCAGGCCAAAGTCAAGGATGTAAGCAAAATATCTCCCACAGCCGTAGTGATCTATCCGATTATGCTTGAAGATCGGCTGGAGCTGTTGCTGAATTTCCCTAGTGGTGAAATGAAGCGTTACAGCGTACCTGTAGGTTTCGACAGACTGAGCGCTGAGATTCACCAATTTCGTCGGTTATTGGAGAAGCGTACAACAAACCAATACCGCCCTCATGGACAACAGCTTTACCAGTGGTTAATCACTCCTTTTGAGGATGATCTTCTATCTTTAAATATTGATACTTTAGTCTTCGTTCCAGATGGTGCGCTGCGTACCATTCCCATTGCAGCACTTTTTGATGGTGAAAAATTCCTGATTGAAAAATATGCTGTCGCAATAACGCCGGGGGTGGAGCTGACCGATCCAACGCCACTTGACCGCAGCCACATCAAAGCACTCTACGTTGGTCTGAGCCAATCTGTACAGGGTTTTCCACCTCTTGAATATGTCCCTGAAGAGCTTGATGGTGTGCGTGATATTTATGCAGGCGAGTTACTTCTTAATGAAGAGTTTACAAAGAGCAGCCTAAAAGATGGTCTGGAGGATAAAAGCCTCAACGTGTTGCATATCGCAACTCATGGCAAATTTTCAGGTGATGCTGACAGTAGTTTTATTTTGGCCTATGACGGCCGCGTGAGTATTAATCAGTTAGCTGCGCAGATCGGCATGTTCAAGTTCAGAGATACACCACTAGAACTTCTGGTTCTAAGTTCTTGCGAAACCGCTCAAGGTGATGAGCGGGCTGCCCTGGGATTATCGGGCGTGGCCATTAAAGCAGGTGCACGCAGTGCAGTGGGTACGTTGTGGAAAGTGGATGATATTGCTTCATCACAATTGATTCGTGATTTTTATCGGCAGTTACAAGATCCTGAAGCATCACGCGCCGTCGCTATGCAAAGAGCGCAGC
- a CDS encoding nitroreductase family protein: MWDFFETVRHRHSVRQYQADVAVEREKLNAILEMACAAPSAGDLQSYKIFVVEDGETRMALSQAAENQKFIAQAPVCLVFCADHERSSKMYGERGEKLYAIQDATIAASYAQLAIVAAGMASTWVGHFSEKTVAGIVGSEQGSVPVALLSVGYPAELPEQKPRRRMEEVVNYL, translated from the coding sequence ATGTGGGATTTTTTTGAAACCGTTCGCCATCGTCATTCAGTGCGCCAGTATCAAGCCGATGTTGCTGTTGAGCGTGAGAAACTGAATGCAATACTGGAAATGGCGTGTGCAGCGCCGAGTGCAGGTGATTTGCAGTCCTATAAAATTTTTGTGGTCGAAGATGGAGAGACGCGCATGGCTTTAAGTCAAGCCGCCGAGAATCAAAAGTTTATTGCTCAAGCACCTGTCTGCCTGGTTTTTTGCGCCGATCATGAACGTTCGTCAAAAATGTATGGTGAGCGTGGAGAAAAGCTCTATGCAATTCAGGATGCGACAATTGCGGCAAGTTATGCTCAATTAGCGATTGTTGCGGCTGGAATGGCCTCAACCTGGGTGGGTCATTTTTCTGAAAAAACAGTTGCTGGTATTGTGGGTTCTGAGCAGGGGAGTGTGCCGGTGGCTCTGCTAAGTGTGGGCTACCCTGCAGAGTTACCTGAGCAAAAACCACGTCGACGTATGGAAGAAGTCGTCAACTATTTGTAG
- a CDS encoding outer membrane protein assembly factor BamD, protein MKQIVAIQKFRLWVMMSISFIMAGCSSTGVQIEDPENWSASKLYSEAKSALDREDYQFAIEDYETLISRYPFGEYAQQAQLDVAYAYYQYNEPESAISSANYFIRSYPRHKNVDYAYYLKGLARFDQGMDSIDQILSLDTAERDPRSTDEALRYFYDVIVNFPESVYAADAVQRIVYLKNKRARHELYVADYYMRRGAYVAAANRAKQVVEKYHRSASVADALALMVRAYVVLGMGNLADEAFQVFKLNYPESPEIEKLSKTLGEI, encoded by the coding sequence GTGAAACAGATCGTTGCAATTCAAAAATTTCGTTTATGGGTCATGATGAGCATATCTTTTATTATGGCAGGTTGTTCTTCGACGGGTGTTCAAATTGAGGATCCTGAAAACTGGTCTGCATCCAAGCTATACAGTGAGGCAAAATCAGCACTGGATCGTGAAGATTATCAGTTTGCCATTGAAGATTATGAGACGCTGATATCACGTTACCCTTTTGGCGAATATGCACAGCAGGCACAGCTTGATGTTGCATATGCTTATTATCAATATAATGAACCAGAGTCAGCCATCTCTTCTGCTAACTATTTCATTCGATCATATCCGCGCCATAAAAATGTTGATTATGCTTACTACCTGAAAGGGTTGGCTCGTTTTGATCAGGGAATGGATTCAATTGACCAGATACTATCATTGGATACAGCCGAGCGTGATCCACGGAGCACGGATGAGGCACTCCGCTACTTTTATGATGTGATTGTAAATTTTCCTGAAAGTGTTTATGCGGCAGATGCCGTGCAACGAATTGTTTACTTGAAAAATAAACGTGCCCGACATGAACTGTATGTAGCCGATTATTACATGAGGCGGGGTGCGTATGTTGCTGCTGCAAACAGAGCAAAGCAAGTGGTTGAAAAATACCACCGAAGCGCATCGGTAGCCGATGCATTAGCGCTGATGGTGCGGGCGTATGTGGTTCTGGGTATGGGAAATCTGGCAGATGAAGCTTTTCAGGTGTTCAAACTGAACTATCCTGAAAGCCCAGAGATTGAAAAGTTATCTAAAACTTTGGGAGAGATATGA